A window of the Cynocephalus volans isolate mCynVol1 chromosome 10, mCynVol1.pri, whole genome shotgun sequence genome harbors these coding sequences:
- the PRR36 gene encoding proline-rich protein 36, giving the protein MDKRDQARAGAAARTPASRPPGLPTPRLPGSPRPPPPVTSAALRVLGAAGAAGRRPLAERAGGIGGAALPEAAPRVGPTRGAGTGPRSPASRPPAAGRGERTPTKTPVPGSVSSPGRASGTTRPGPLGQKGLRPTAEELVARGKAPEAPRRNALSTGARRDSSGLTPGGPSPAIARRSQAAGGEVGLSRPGPSARPRPPTEAPRKSVSSSTERSVVEPSPAARRRPNAGGSLQRPASRPLSSSFTPLSSPARSGASPRGTPRAPAHPLQPKSKGLQALRPPQATSLKKDTAPLQHPLSSPLATPSPLGPHAQQAPPSHIRDASLPDTLPPSPPTTPPPLAPPHNQAPPSPQTTPLSQDFPCPLATPLPLGPPAPAPLSLQTLPSPPATPPLQAPPPHLSASFPEASASAPATAAFVAPFCPSVSPTLQSMPPTQASPALPLLLAPPSPVATPPLSAPPPATPPPLVPVSPATSLRKPPSPLATSSLPSLPALTTSPPRTRPSLSPPPPQATPYPPLTPPSQDPPVPDTAPPQATPSPLTMPPTQAPPSLTSPPLQAPPSPLAGSPLQTPPSVGSLPLQATPPFLPTAPMQTQPLTSPPLQASPPPATHPLPLPSPPASPPTSPLTTPPLQAPPSLASPPLRVSLFPSASHPRSSLATPSPLAPSFLALSPTQVPSPTMTTPPPQAPPSLDLPPLRVRPPTLTTPPLQAPPLLAPPPVRGPPSPPASPPLPTPRRPPTPGPDANISGPRLTLALAPAPPPPPSRSPSSTLSGPDLAGHSSSATSTPEELRGYDSGPEGGAAASPPADAELAACHPASWSRGPAPPLAIRGAPGAPLPWPPAAGPGSADGLCTIYEAEGPESANPAPGALDPGPGPGAGGGKVAAGAGAGASSRSPKSARLGELPLGALQASVVQHLLSRTLLLAAAEGAAGGSGGGPGGAEGGGVAGGARAALSDAELGRWAELLSPLDESRASITSVTSFSPDDVASPQGDWTVVEVETFH; this is encoded by the exons ATGGACAAGAGGGACCAGGCCAGGGCCGGGGCCGCCGCGCGGACGCCGGCTTCTCGCCCTCCCGGCCTTCCGACCCCCAGGCTCCCAGGGTCTCCTCGACCCCCTCCCCCGGTAACCTCCGCAGCCCTCCGAGTTCTGGGAGCAGCAGGAGCTGCGGGGCGAAGGCCCCTGGCGGAGCGAGCCGGGGGTATCGGCGGAGCCGCTCTTCCGGAGGCTGCCCCCCGAGTGGGACCGACGCGGGGCGCCGGGACAGGCCCCCGGAGCCCAG cctccaggcccccagcagcTGGGAGAGGGGAGCGGACCCCCACCAAGACTCCAGTCCCGGGCTCTGTCTCTAGCCCGGGGCGTGCCAGTGGGACCACCAG GCCAGGCCCCCTCGGCCAGAAGGGTCTCCGTCCCACAGCTGAGGAACTTGTGGCCAGAGGAAAAGCCCCGGAGGCTCCCAGAAGGAATGCCCTGAGCACCGGGGCACGGAGAG ATTCTTCGGGGCTCACCCCAGGCGGCCCCTCCCCGGCCATCGCCCGTCGGTCCCAGGCGGCGGGCGGTGAGGTGGGACTTTCCAGGCCAGGTCCGAGTGCTCGGCCACGGCCCCCGACCGAGGCCCCCAGGAAATCAGTGAGCAGCAGCACGGAGCGCAGCGTAGTCGAGCCGAGCCCAGCTGCTAGGAGGCGGCCTAATGCCGGCGGGAGCCTCCAGAGACCAGCCTCGCGGCCCCTGAGCTCCAGCTTCACCCCTCTGTCCTCCCCAGCCCGCTCTGGAGCCTCGCCCCGTGGAACACCCCGGGCTCCTGCGCATCCCTTGCAGCCCAAGTCCAAAGGGCTGCAGGCTCTGCGCCCCCCACAGGCCACATCCCTAAAGAAGGACACAGCCCCACTGCAGcaccctctctcttctcccttggcCACACCCTCTCCGCTGGGTCCCCACGCACAACAGGCACCGCCTTCCCACATCAGAGACGCGTCTCTGCCGGACACACTCCCACCCTCTCCACCGACCACGCCCCCTCCACTGGCCCCGCCCCACAACCAGGCTCCGCCCTCCCCACAGACCACGCCCCTCTCACAGGATTTTCCTTGTCCCTTGGCCACGCCTCTTCCACTAGGCCCTCCTGCGCCTGCTCCACTCTCTCTGCAGACCCTCCCTTCTCCACCGGCCACGCCCCCTCTTCAAGCTCCACCCCCACACCTGAGTGCATCCTTTCCGGAAGCATCTGCCTCTGCCCCGGCCACGGCCGCTTTTGTGGCTCCATTCTGTCCATCGGTTTCCCCCACTCTGCAGAGTATGCCTCCCACCCAGGCTTCTCCGGCTTTGCCCCTTCTTCTGGCTCCACCCTCGCCCGTGGCCACACCTCCTTTGTCAGCTCCACCACCAGCCACGCCCCCTCCACTAGTCCCTGTTTCTCCGGCCACATCTCTGCGGAAACCGCCCTCTCCCCTAGCCACATCCTCTCTGCCGTCCCTTCCCGCCCTGACCACGTCCCCTCCACGAACACGTCCTTCTCTGTCTCCGCCCCCTCCTCAGGCCACGCCCTATCCACCTCTCACACCGCCCTCGCAGGACCCTCCTGTCCCTGACACAGCCCCTCCTCAGGCCACTCCCTCTCCCCTGACCATGCCCCCCACGCAGGCCCCACCTTCTCTGACCTCCCCGCCTCTGCAggcccctccctctcctctggcCGGGTCTCCTCTGCAGACCCCACCTTCTGTGGGCTCGCTCCCTCTACAGGCCACGCCTCCTTTCCTCCCCACGGCCCCTATGCAAACCCAACCTCTGACCTCACCCCCTCTGCAGGCCTCTCCTCCCCCTGCCACACAccctctgccccttccctctcctccagccTCACCCCCAACCTCTCCCCTTACCACGCCGCCTCTGCAGGCCCCACCTTCGCTAGCCTCGCCTCCTCTGCGG gtctctctctttccctctgcctcACACCCCCGGTCTTCTTTGGCCACACCCTCTCCACTGGCCCCATCTTTTCTGGCGTTGTCCCCCACGCAGGTCCCGTCTCCTACCATGACCACGCCCCCTCCACAGGCCCCGCCTTCTCTGGACTTGCCCCCTCTGCGGGTTCGTCCCCCTACCCTGACCACGCCCCCTCTGCAGGCCCCACCTCTCCTGGCCCCGCCCCCTGTGCGGggccctccctctccccctgcctcGCCCCCTCTACCTACTCCACGCCGCCCTCCGACCCCGGGTCCGGATGCCAACATCTCGGGCCCACGGCTGACTCTGGCGCTGGCCccggccccgccgccgccgccctcgCGCAGCCCGTCCAGTACGCTGAGCGGCCCGGACCTGGCCGGCCACAGCAGTAGCGCCACGAGCACGCCCGAGGAGCTGCGCGGCTACGACAGCGGGCCCGAAGGCGGCGCCGCGGCCTCCCCTCCTGCCGACGCGGAACTCGCCGCCTGCCACCCGGCCTCCTGGAGCCGAGGACCCGCTCCACCGCTGGCCATCCGCGGCGCCCCGG GAGCGCCTCTGCCGTGGCCTCCAGCTGCCGGGCCGGGCTCCGCTGACGGCTTGTGCACCATCTACGAGGCTGAAGGGCCCGAGTCGGCGAACCCCGCCCCAGGCGCGCTGGATCCGGGGCCCGGGCCCGGCGCGGGAGGTGGGAAAGTGGCGgctggggcgggggcgggggcgtcCTCGCGGAGCCCGAAGTCCGCGCGCCTGGGCGAGCTGCCGCTGGGGGCGCTGCAGGCGAGCGTCGTGCAGCACCTGCTGAGCCGGACGCTGCTGCTGGCGGCGGCCGAGGGTGCCGCAGGCGGCAGCGGCGGTGGTCCCGGGGGTGCGGAGGGTGGTGGAGTCGCAGGGGGTGCCCGGGCTGCGCTCAGTGACGCAGAGCTGGGCCGCTGGGCCGAACTGCTGTCTCCCCTGGACGAGTCCCGTGCCAGCATCACCTCGGTCACCAGCTTCTCCCCGGACGACGTGGCCTCCCCACAGGGTGACTGGACGGTAGTGGAGGTGGAGACCTTTCACTGA